One genomic segment of Caldimonas brevitalea includes these proteins:
- a CDS encoding PilW family protein, protein MVALTISLFIVGFLLTMYVNAARSKTELDKTSRQIENGRYAMDLLREDIEMAGYFGPLPQGAGYEYAYDTPAPDPCATAKADLGFKDDPWTLPPGVQGIAPNTDLACLPNRKAGTAAVVVRRLDPTPVEDLDAAVTANNFHLQTSFCYEDPKRFVFSDQPADFTLRRAFDGTACTGRNFAQRYLQRIYYVAACGRCDPSDNLPTLKRAELVDGAWQLRSLADGIDDLQFEYGFDDPAGTGPGVPPPGTPDVFSSALGAAAPSDAWANAVAVRVFLMSRTVVATRGYKDPADITYDMGPRGQIPAFEDGYKRRVYASQVRIQNISGMRETP, encoded by the coding sequence ATGGTGGCGCTGACGATCAGCCTGTTCATCGTCGGCTTTCTGCTGACCATGTACGTCAACGCCGCGCGCTCCAAGACTGAACTCGACAAGACCAGCCGACAGATCGAAAACGGCCGCTACGCGATGGACCTGCTGCGCGAGGACATCGAGATGGCTGGCTATTTCGGTCCGCTGCCGCAGGGCGCGGGCTACGAGTATGCCTACGACACGCCAGCCCCCGACCCCTGTGCCACGGCCAAGGCCGACCTCGGCTTCAAGGACGATCCGTGGACCTTGCCGCCGGGCGTGCAGGGCATCGCCCCGAATACCGACTTGGCCTGCCTGCCCAACCGCAAGGCCGGCACGGCCGCCGTGGTCGTGCGCCGGCTTGATCCGACACCGGTGGAAGATCTGGACGCCGCCGTCACCGCGAACAATTTCCACCTGCAGACCTCCTTCTGCTACGAGGACCCTAAGCGGTTCGTGTTCAGCGACCAACCGGCCGACTTCACGCTGCGGCGTGCGTTCGACGGCACCGCCTGCACCGGTCGCAATTTTGCGCAGCGCTATCTGCAGCGCATCTACTATGTCGCCGCCTGCGGCCGGTGCGATCCCAGCGACAACCTGCCGACCCTCAAGCGTGCCGAACTCGTCGATGGTGCCTGGCAGCTTCGGTCGCTCGCCGACGGCATCGATGACCTGCAATTCGAATATGGGTTCGACGATCCGGCGGGTACCGGTCCCGGCGTGCCGCCTCCCGGCACTCCGGACGTGTTCTCGTCCGCGCTGGGAGCAGCGGCACCGAGCGATGCCTGGGCCAACGCCGTGGCAGTGCGCGTGTTTCTGATGTCGCGCACGGTGGTCGCCACCCGCGGCTACAAGGATCCGGCCGATATCACCTACGACATGGGCCCTCGCGGCCAGATCCCCGCGTTCGAGGACGGCTACAAGCGGCGCGTCTACGCCAGCCAGGTTCGGATCCAGAACATTTCGGGCATGAGGGAAACGCCATGA
- the pilV gene encoding type IV pilus modification protein PilV, protein MNHHLPCRSPRSRRAERGASMIEVLISLVISAIGLGALIALQSRAYSAEAESYDRAQALMVLEDMVQRLNANRTQSVAYVSSAFGTATPPGDCDGAQLAARDLCEWNDMLTRLLPGARACITTPAMTSTGLPGREVRVTVVWRGSAPLAAPVATCAQADFQAQPALRRAVTAVVRFGNLAG, encoded by the coding sequence ATGAACCACCACCTTCCGTGCCGCAGCCCCCGCTCCCGGCGCGCCGAACGCGGCGCGTCGATGATCGAGGTGCTGATCAGCCTCGTCATCTCGGCCATCGGCCTCGGTGCTCTGATCGCATTGCAAAGCCGGGCCTACAGCGCCGAGGCCGAGTCCTACGACCGCGCGCAGGCCCTGATGGTGCTCGAGGACATGGTGCAACGGCTGAATGCCAACCGCACCCAGTCGGTGGCCTATGTGTCGTCCGCCTTCGGAACCGCGACACCGCCCGGAGACTGCGACGGCGCCCAGCTCGCCGCGCGCGACCTATGCGAGTGGAACGACATGTTGACACGCCTGCTGCCCGGCGCGCGCGCGTGCATCACCACCCCTGCCATGACGTCGACCGGTCTGCCTGGCAGGGAAGTGCGGGTCACTGTGGTCTGGCGCGGCAGTGCGCCGCTGGCGGCTCCGGTGGCCACCTGCGCCCAAGCGGATTTCCAAGCCCAACCCGCCTTGCGCCGCGCCGTCACGGCCGTGGTGCGCTTCGGCAACCTGGCAGGCTGA
- a CDS encoding pilus assembly protein: MNKQLRHFARWKTLVGAALLGLGLNGPAGAEDIDLFSLKKQPGEIPNVLLILDNSANWSATLDVEDCPYNNTSPAEAPPAKEQGKKIAIEKCALYNVIDSLPTGPDGEALYRLGIMFMNSPNADGGYPRVTFVDVNNLVDRNVTLAHGIDVPNDPSKRDLPNKQKLKEVIKNISNAEAADQGSNADMARALWEAYHWYMGKKPYLGTSQKNTARIRYDKAAFNVDGTYKSPAAATCAANFVILLGNGSPQSTESDIRDQMALLGGDVTQIPYPTADVSTSDQNNWADETARFLASADVSSKELRQGIITYTIAVVSKTPTTSEKKFVNYMKGIGDAGKGGSYVATDVNELAKSLQDILNNIKSVNSVFSAANLPVSVNTQGTFENQVFLGVFKPDTEGRPRWMGNLKQYQFAYDGRILKLVDKDKHDAIAAGSEYVNATAISFWTEPSNFWVNDRLGDPSSSSSDSPDGPVVAKGGHAQRLRTVYATSQDNRKVYTCIGCEKDRVNLYDNPDTLFSQANSGITRDDLGVDTDDKRTALIRWIRGEDNRGDEKGPGGKVTVRPSVHADVLHSRPAVVNYKDHGVVLFYGTNDGLLKAVRGHQEGAGAGDELWAFVPSEFFGKLRRQRDNAPEVRYRHTATSNSTAQPRDYFVDGPVTIYRQAADPAVSGSTGAVYMYATMRRGGQFVYAFDVSNPTQPKFLWKKSNAHIPAMGQTWSEMRVVRLKGRARPVLLMGGGYDPASEDCESGTCPAPTVGKAMIALDAVTGAEVQTFTDGIDGPVTGAVAVIDTDRDRLADRGYFTDLRGNIYRVDFTPDADGGNTGKAWTMYKLAALGGKMFFGPDLVPVTVNYQRAIAVMAGSGDREKPWLTTSSDRFYVVLDRNFQPGMPTGYQTVTAGGLSSQPSFNESSNPAGCYLELEPGEKVISGATTLAGQTFFNTNKPTPPSGNSCGNLGLARGYAMPLVCGTPGVSTFNGGGFPPSPVGGIVNVLNSSTNKIDQVPFVISAGGEGQDISPIESRNLKVPGLGPRKRRYWHIDSPR; this comes from the coding sequence ATGAACAAGCAACTGCGTCACTTTGCCAGGTGGAAGACGCTCGTCGGCGCCGCACTGTTGGGCCTCGGCTTGAACGGGCCCGCCGGGGCGGAAGACATCGACCTCTTCTCTTTGAAGAAGCAGCCGGGCGAGATCCCCAACGTGCTGTTGATTCTGGACAATTCGGCCAACTGGTCGGCGACGTTGGACGTGGAGGATTGCCCCTACAACAACACCTCGCCGGCGGAAGCGCCGCCCGCCAAAGAGCAGGGCAAAAAGATCGCGATCGAGAAGTGCGCGCTGTACAACGTCATCGACAGTCTGCCGACGGGGCCAGACGGCGAGGCCTTGTACCGTCTCGGCATCATGTTCATGAACTCGCCGAACGCTGACGGCGGGTATCCCCGGGTCACCTTCGTCGACGTCAACAACCTGGTCGATCGGAATGTCACGCTCGCCCATGGCATCGATGTCCCGAACGACCCGAGCAAGCGCGACCTCCCCAACAAGCAAAAGCTCAAGGAAGTCATCAAGAACATCTCCAACGCCGAAGCGGCGGACCAGGGCAGCAACGCCGACATGGCGCGCGCGTTGTGGGAGGCGTATCACTGGTACATGGGCAAGAAGCCGTACCTCGGGACATCCCAGAAGAACACCGCTCGCATACGCTACGACAAGGCGGCGTTCAACGTGGACGGCACCTACAAGAGCCCGGCCGCCGCCACCTGCGCCGCCAATTTCGTGATCCTGCTCGGCAATGGCAGCCCGCAGAGCACGGAAAGCGACATCCGCGACCAGATGGCGCTGCTGGGTGGGGACGTGACTCAGATTCCCTATCCGACCGCCGACGTGTCGACGAGTGACCAGAACAACTGGGCCGACGAGACCGCCCGCTTCCTGGCCAGCGCCGACGTCAGCAGCAAGGAACTACGCCAGGGCATCATCACCTACACCATTGCCGTGGTGTCGAAAACTCCGACGACCAGCGAGAAGAAGTTCGTCAACTACATGAAGGGCATCGGCGACGCGGGCAAAGGCGGTTCGTACGTCGCGACCGATGTCAACGAGTTGGCCAAGAGTCTCCAGGACATCCTCAACAACATCAAATCGGTCAACAGCGTCTTCTCGGCGGCCAACCTCCCGGTCAGCGTGAACACCCAGGGCACCTTCGAAAACCAGGTGTTCCTCGGCGTCTTCAAGCCCGACACGGAAGGCCGGCCGCGCTGGATGGGCAACCTGAAGCAATACCAGTTTGCCTATGACGGCCGCATCCTGAAGTTGGTCGATAAAGATAAACACGACGCCATCGCCGCGGGCAGCGAGTATGTCAATGCGACGGCCATTTCGTTCTGGACGGAGCCCAGCAATTTCTGGGTCAACGACCGGCTGGGCGACCCGAGCAGCAGCTCGAGCGACAGCCCCGACGGTCCCGTCGTCGCCAAGGGCGGTCACGCCCAACGCTTGCGCACCGTCTACGCCACCAGCCAGGACAACCGCAAGGTCTACACCTGCATCGGGTGCGAGAAGGATCGGGTGAATCTGTACGACAACCCCGACACGCTGTTCAGCCAGGCCAACAGCGGCATCACGCGGGACGATCTCGGTGTCGACACCGACGACAAGCGAACGGCGCTGATCCGGTGGATCCGCGGCGAAGACAACCGCGGTGACGAGAAGGGCCCGGGCGGCAAGGTGACGGTGCGCCCCAGCGTGCACGCCGACGTGCTGCACTCGCGCCCGGCGGTCGTGAACTACAAGGACCACGGGGTGGTGTTGTTCTACGGCACCAACGACGGCTTGCTCAAGGCCGTACGCGGGCACCAGGAAGGCGCCGGAGCGGGCGACGAGCTGTGGGCATTCGTGCCGAGCGAGTTCTTTGGCAAGCTGCGCCGCCAGCGTGACAACGCACCGGAGGTTCGCTACCGGCACACAGCCACGTCCAACTCGACGGCCCAACCGCGCGACTATTTCGTCGACGGGCCGGTCACGATCTACCGGCAAGCCGCGGACCCCGCCGTGTCGGGCAGCACGGGCGCGGTCTACATGTACGCCACGATGCGCCGGGGGGGCCAGTTCGTCTATGCCTTCGACGTCAGCAATCCGACGCAGCCCAAGTTCTTGTGGAAGAAGTCGAACGCGCACATCCCGGCGATGGGCCAGACCTGGTCGGAGATGCGGGTGGTCCGGTTGAAGGGGCGTGCGCGCCCGGTGCTGCTGATGGGCGGCGGCTACGATCCCGCCTCGGAAGACTGCGAATCCGGCACCTGCCCCGCCCCGACAGTGGGCAAGGCGATGATCGCGCTCGACGCGGTGACAGGGGCTGAAGTCCAGACCTTCACCGACGGCATCGACGGGCCGGTCACCGGTGCCGTGGCCGTGATCGACACCGACCGCGACCGCCTGGCCGACCGCGGTTACTTCACCGACCTGCGCGGCAACATCTACCGGGTCGACTTCACGCCCGACGCGGACGGCGGCAACACGGGCAAGGCCTGGACGATGTACAAGCTCGCCGCGCTCGGCGGCAAGATGTTCTTCGGTCCGGACCTGGTGCCGGTGACGGTGAACTACCAGCGCGCCATCGCGGTGATGGCAGGCTCCGGCGACCGCGAAAAACCGTGGCTGACCACCAGTTCCGACCGCTTCTATGTGGTGTTGGACCGCAACTTCCAGCCCGGCATGCCCACCGGTTACCAAACCGTCACCGCCGGCGGCCTGTCCTCCCAGCCCAGCTTCAACGAAAGCAGCAACCCGGCCGGTTGTTATCTCGAGCTCGAGCCGGGTGAAAAGGTGATCAGCGGCGCGACCACGCTGGCGGGGCAGACGTTCTTCAACACCAACAAGCCCACCCCGCCGAGCGGCAACAGCTGCGGCAACCTGGGCCTGGCCCGCGGCTATGCAATGCCGTTGGTGTGCGGCACGCCGGGCGTCTCGACGTTCAATGGCGGCGGGTTCCCGCCCAGCCCCGTCGGCGGTATCGTGAACGTCTTGAACAGCAGCACCAACAAGATCGACCAGGTGCCGTTCGTGATCTCCGCGGGCGGCGAAGGCCAGGACATCTCGCCGATCGAGAGCCGCAATCTCAAGGTGCCCGGCCTCGGCCCGCGCAAGCGCCGCTACTGGCACATCGACAGCCCGCGCTGA
- a CDS encoding winged helix-turn-helix domain-containing protein — translation MNTHLAVLDDEADITLLLAGYLKGHGFRVTQLHNGRSLMELMATDPPALVLLDLGLPGEDGFAIARQLREHWRCGLVIVTGRGDAVDKVVGLEIGADDYVTKPFDLRELLARIKAVLRRLEPATAPPVAAPPAAAAAPARRKLRFVGWQLDPAARTLHSPEGQEVALTTGEFDLLSAFTQAPGRVLSRDYLLEQTRGREAGPFDRTIDVQVGRLRKKLESNPEDPHIIKSVRGAGYIFVPPIEAV, via the coding sequence GTGAATACCCATCTGGCCGTCCTCGACGACGAAGCCGACATCACCCTGCTGCTGGCCGGCTACCTCAAAGGCCACGGTTTCCGTGTCACCCAGCTCCACAACGGACGCTCCCTGATGGAGTTGATGGCGACCGACCCGCCGGCGTTGGTGCTGCTCGATCTCGGCCTGCCCGGCGAAGACGGTTTTGCGATTGCCCGTCAGTTGCGCGAGCACTGGCGGTGCGGGCTGGTCATCGTGACCGGGCGCGGCGACGCGGTCGACAAGGTGGTGGGGCTGGAAATCGGTGCCGACGACTACGTCACCAAACCGTTCGACCTGCGCGAATTGCTGGCGCGCATCAAGGCCGTCCTGCGGCGCCTGGAGCCCGCCACCGCTCCCCCTGTCGCGGCGCCCCCTGCGGCTGCCGCGGCGCCGGCGCGACGCAAGCTGCGCTTCGTCGGCTGGCAGCTCGACCCCGCCGCGCGCACCTTGCACAGCCCGGAGGGCCAAGAAGTGGCGTTGACGACCGGGGAGTTCGACCTGCTCAGTGCGTTCACGCAGGCGCCCGGGCGGGTGTTGTCGCGCGACTACCTGCTGGAACAGACGCGCGGCCGCGAGGCCGGGCCGTTCGACCGCACCATCGACGTCCAGGTGGGCCGGCTGCGCAAAAAGCTCGAATCGAACCCGGAAGACCCGCACATCATCAAGTCGGTGCGAGGCGCCGGCTACATCTTCGTCCCGCCGATCGAGGCGGTCTGA
- a CDS encoding YoaK family protein has product MPTQFLRRLTGRERTVAANRQLGAVLAFVAGGINAGGFLAVHRYTSHVTGVVSAVADHLVLGQLQLALAGLTLLATFMLGATATALLANWARRRRMHSEYALSLMLEAVLLLVFGLLGSRVDATGDGLMPATVLLLSFVMGLQNAVVTKLSRAEIRTTHMTGIVTDLGIELGRALYWNRTRAYTERQPVRANRERLALHTLILSMFLSGGCVGALAFNSMGFGAAVPFAVLLCVMAALPVLDDLRARRV; this is encoded by the coding sequence ATGCCTACACAGTTCCTGCGTCGACTCACTGGCCGCGAGCGCACCGTGGCCGCCAACCGGCAACTGGGCGCGGTGCTCGCCTTCGTGGCCGGCGGCATCAATGCCGGTGGCTTCCTGGCGGTCCACCGTTACACCTCGCACGTCACCGGGGTGGTGTCGGCGGTTGCCGACCACCTGGTGCTCGGCCAATTGCAACTCGCCCTTGCCGGCCTGACGCTGCTCGCCACCTTCATGCTCGGCGCCACCGCCACCGCCTTGTTGGCGAACTGGGCGCGACGGCGCCGCATGCACAGTGAATATGCGCTGTCGCTGATGCTGGAGGCGGTGCTGTTGTTGGTGTTCGGGCTGCTCGGCAGCCGGGTCGACGCCACCGGCGACGGCCTCATGCCGGCCACCGTGCTGCTGCTGAGTTTTGTGATGGGGCTGCAAAACGCGGTGGTCACCAAGCTGTCGCGGGCGGAGATCCGCACCACCCACATGACCGGCATCGTCACCGACCTCGGCATCGAACTGGGCCGCGCCCTGTACTGGAACCGCACCCGCGCCTACACCGAACGCCAGCCAGTGCGGGCCAACCGCGAGCGGCTGGCCTTGCACACCCTGATCCTGTCGATGTTCCTCAGCGGAGGGTGCGTGGGCGCCCTCGCTTTCAATTCGATGGGGTTTGGCGCGGCAGTCCCGTTTGCGGTGCTGCTGTGCGTGATGGCGGCGCTGCCGGTGCTCGACGACCTGCGCGCACGCCGGGTCTGA
- a CDS encoding DUF4382 domain-containing protein, translating into MRKLFKIGRLGAVATSALLAACGGGGSGTGSSGSTADREGTMRLALTDAPACGYDEVNVSIERVEVHLSDSAPEGDQGWEKIVLSPAKRVNLLDLTNGALEELGSADLPAGTYRQIRLVLAANSPGNPFANSVVPTGGEEVALDTPSAQQSGLKLKAQMDVAAGETADYVLDFDACKSVVRRGNSGRYNLKPVLSLLPGATGTTGLAVHGYVSAGLAPTASVSLQQEGVVARATVPDAQGKFVLSPVPAGNYDLVITAEGRVTAVMTGVPVSQASLTTVNPSTAPIDPPVSGSRTVSGTVTSGTTGVDATLRALQTVGGTQIELAGVPADADTGAYSFTLATGAPVKAAYSATATALTFAPDAAAAGKYTVEALVTGKAPQTAAVDVSAANANATASFTFAP; encoded by the coding sequence ATGAGAAAACTTTTCAAAATCGGGCGTTTGGGCGCGGTTGCGACCAGCGCACTGCTTGCGGCGTGCGGCGGCGGCGGGAGTGGCACCGGCAGCAGCGGCTCCACGGCCGACCGTGAGGGCACGATGCGTTTGGCGCTGACCGACGCGCCGGCCTGCGGCTACGACGAGGTGAACGTCTCCATCGAACGGGTCGAGGTTCATCTGAGCGACTCGGCGCCGGAAGGCGACCAGGGTTGGGAAAAAATCGTGCTGAGCCCTGCCAAACGGGTCAACCTGCTCGACCTGACCAACGGCGCGCTCGAAGAACTCGGCAGTGCCGACCTGCCGGCCGGCACCTACCGTCAGATCCGCCTGGTGCTCGCCGCGAACAGCCCCGGCAACCCGTTCGCCAACTCTGTCGTGCCCACCGGCGGTGAGGAAGTCGCCCTCGACACGCCGAGCGCCCAACAGAGCGGCCTGAAACTGAAGGCCCAGATGGACGTGGCGGCCGGCGAGACCGCCGACTACGTGCTCGATTTCGACGCATGCAAATCGGTCGTGCGTCGTGGCAACTCGGGGCGCTACAACCTGAAGCCGGTGCTGTCCCTCCTGCCGGGCGCGACCGGCACCACCGGGCTGGCCGTGCACGGTTATGTCAGCGCCGGTCTGGCGCCGACAGCCTCGGTGTCGCTGCAGCAAGAAGGCGTGGTGGCACGCGCGACGGTGCCGGATGCACAGGGCAAGTTCGTCCTGTCGCCGGTCCCCGCCGGAAACTACGACCTCGTGATCACCGCCGAAGGCCGCGTCACCGCCGTGATGACCGGTGTGCCGGTCTCCCAGGCCTCGCTGACGACCGTCAATCCCAGCACCGCGCCGATCGATCCGCCGGTGAGCGGCTCACGTACCGTCTCGGGCACGGTGACCAGCGGCACCACGGGCGTGGACGCCACGCTGCGGGCGCTGCAGACAGTGGGCGGCACGCAGATCGAACTGGCGGGCGTCCCGGCCGACGCCGACACCGGCGCGTATTCATTCACGCTGGCCACCGGGGCCCCGGTCAAAGCCGCTTACAGCGCCACGGCGACCGCGCTGACCTTCGCGCCCGACGCCGCCGCCGCCGGCAAGTACACGGTGGAAGCGCTGGTCACCGGCAAGGCGCCGCAGACCGCAGCCGTCGACGTCTCGGCCGCGAACGCGAACGCGACCGCGTCGTTCACCTTCGCCCCCTAA
- a CDS encoding Crp/Fnr family transcriptional regulator: MLTTATAARAPQMPAAAQGWRDNQQASRRIADALHTLQDKLPIQRRVVHAGDKIYQAGDAFGCLHVVHSGIFKIINSAADGREQVVGFHFKGDWLGFDGIAAGQYGCDAVAMDTGEVWSFRYQALFEACAQHPELLSLLHEAMSREISRDRESLLSLCTLSADARVADFLRYWAESLAQRGLRTDQITLRLTRAEIGNYLGMKLETVSRAMSRLARDKVIQFSERGRRDVQIPDVAALSAFVQRSLTPAGETLQ, encoded by the coding sequence ATGCTGACCACCGCCACCGCTGCCCGTGCCCCGCAAATGCCCGCCGCCGCGCAAGGATGGCGTGACAACCAGCAGGCCAGCCGCCGTATCGCCGACGCTCTGCACACCTTGCAGGACAAGCTGCCGATCCAGCGTCGTGTCGTGCACGCCGGCGACAAGATCTATCAGGCTGGCGACGCCTTCGGCTGCCTCCACGTGGTCCATTCCGGCATCTTCAAGATCATCAACTCGGCCGCCGACGGCCGCGAACAGGTGGTCGGCTTCCATTTCAAGGGCGACTGGCTGGGTTTCGACGGCATCGCCGCCGGCCAGTACGGCTGCGACGCGGTGGCGATGGACACCGGCGAGGTGTGGTCGTTCCGCTACCAGGCCCTGTTCGAGGCCTGTGCGCAGCACCCCGAACTGCTGAGCCTGCTGCACGAGGCGATGAGCCGCGAGATTTCGCGCGATCGTGAGTCGCTGCTGTCGCTGTGCACGCTGTCGGCCGACGCCCGGGTGGCCGATTTCCTGCGCTATTGGGCCGAATCGCTGGCGCAGCGCGGCCTGCGCACCGACCAGATCACGCTGCGGCTGACCCGTGCCGAGATCGGCAACTACCTCGGCATGAAGCTCGAAACCGTCAGCCGGGCGATGTCGCGGCTGGCGCGTGACAAGGTGATCCAGTTCAGCGAGCGGGGCCGCCGCGACGTGCAGATTCCCGACGTCGCCGCGTTGTCCGCCTTCGTCCAGCGCAGCCTGACGCCGGCCGGCGAAACGCTGCAGTAA
- a CDS encoding GspH/FimT family pseudopilin, with product MQTAAHRQAGFTLVELLTVVSVIAIVTALSAPSFSRMIEAQRVRTAAFDLVTDLLLARSEATKRGGDGEIITITPAEGGWSSGWSVQVVTGSTVLSQHNALAATVQFHDAPGTIAFDRDGRLVADRDLRFSVRGASQSEDEGSCIQFDTTGRAASVKGSCS from the coding sequence ATGCAAACCGCTGCACACCGCCAAGCCGGCTTCACGCTGGTCGAGCTGCTCACCGTCGTGTCGGTGATCGCCATCGTCACCGCGCTGTCGGCCCCGTCCTTCAGTCGGATGATCGAGGCGCAGCGCGTCCGCACGGCGGCTTTCGATCTGGTGACGGACCTGCTGCTCGCGCGCAGCGAGGCCACCAAACGCGGCGGGGATGGCGAGATCATCACCATCACGCCGGCCGAAGGGGGGTGGAGCAGCGGCTGGAGCGTGCAGGTGGTCACCGGCAGCACAGTGCTGTCGCAGCACAACGCGCTCGCGGCCACCGTCCAGTTCCACGATGCCCCCGGCACCATCGCCTTCGACCGTGACGGCCGCCTGGTGGCAGACCGCGACCTCCGTTTCTCGGTGCGCGGCGCCAGCCAGAGCGAAGACGAAGGCAGTTGCATCCAGTTCGACACCACCGGCCGCGCCGCTTCGGTCAAGGGCAGTTGCTCATGA
- a CDS encoding pilus assembly PilX family protein translates to MKSPRRAEQGVVLITVMIFLLLITVFSLSMFRASTTNVQVTGNMQMRQEALHAATIAVEETLSNNLFAKQTARVASSPVDVDLNGDGNADYRAQLQLRCIRTLPVGGNGCSSSQGTAQDGSMYENTGCVETDWNVRAEVTDITTGTTVAVNQGIAHPDVTPPAECPPRQ, encoded by the coding sequence ATGAAATCGCCCCGTCGCGCGGAACAGGGCGTGGTCCTGATCACCGTGATGATCTTTTTGCTGTTGATCACCGTTTTTTCGCTGTCCATGTTCCGCGCCAGCACCACCAACGTGCAGGTCACCGGGAACATGCAGATGCGGCAGGAGGCCTTGCACGCGGCCACCATCGCGGTCGAAGAGACCTTGAGCAACAACTTGTTCGCCAAGCAAACGGCCCGGGTGGCCTCCAGCCCCGTTGACGTCGACCTGAACGGCGACGGTAACGCCGACTACCGCGCCCAGCTGCAGCTGCGCTGCATCCGCACCTTGCCGGTCGGTGGCAACGGCTGCTCGTCGTCTCAGGGGACGGCGCAGGACGGCAGCATGTACGAGAACACCGGTTGCGTCGAAACCGACTGGAACGTCCGCGCCGAGGTGACCGACATCACCACGGGCACAACCGTCGCCGTCAACCAGGGTATAGCGCACCCCGACGTGACGCCGCCGGCGGAGTGCCCGCCTCGCCAATAA
- a CDS encoding type IV pilin protein, which produces MTHQRRPLGFTLIELLIAVAVVSILAAVAYPAYQEQVRKSRRSAAQAVLLDVLSRQKQIFIDARRYANLADLGVALPGDVGRSYDLDVVAVAGTATVPPSFRATLTPKGAQAHDHCGALTIDETATKAPADCW; this is translated from the coding sequence ATGACACACCAACGCCGCCCCTTGGGCTTCACCTTGATCGAGCTGTTGATCGCCGTCGCGGTGGTCTCGATCCTCGCTGCCGTGGCTTACCCCGCTTATCAAGAGCAGGTCCGCAAGTCGCGCCGGTCGGCCGCGCAGGCCGTGCTGCTCGACGTACTGTCGCGCCAGAAGCAGATTTTTATCGACGCCCGGCGCTACGCCAACCTTGCCGATCTTGGCGTTGCGCTGCCAGGCGACGTGGGGCGGTCTTACGACTTGGACGTGGTCGCCGTCGCCGGCACCGCCACTGTGCCGCCGAGCTTTCGTGCCACCTTGACTCCCAAGGGGGCACAAGCCCACGACCACTGCGGCGCCTTGACGATCGACGAAACGGCCACCAAGGCCCCTGCCGACTGCTGGTGA